The Girardinichthys multiradiatus isolate DD_20200921_A chromosome 6, DD_fGirMul_XY1, whole genome shotgun sequence genome window below encodes:
- the LOC124870319 gene encoding C2 calcium-dependent domain-containing protein 4C-like encodes MWLLEKLRSSVKSSGIHSQPPQTTEAIPVAVYANVLTPERIPDFFIPPKLICCPPEESTSPEPKPRANLRPSSSDHAICSQSPRAQSSKNICSPRLFSRNLQKSANRHIIQIESADELGTGANDRLGVDVNTNADPQSQTAMSLPYVPKAQTSYGFSTIVESPHTRRKESLFHSDPNSPLNSPNSQRRSQGGTLLAPADPNPYRYFSGGESDTCSSAESSPFNSPLLSRSASLLRSITQETQAKVSRARRSLARHSSLSTDECSSADNSPKMQRRRTRCPPSPAFRGAKASSSRCATSDLLQREHTINLHKGGTLRLSTHYDLEAARLRVRILTAEALYNRQTDLKSINCCVSLYLNPGKQQKQRSTIIKNSRNPVFNEDFFFDSLPQAQVKNLAMKIKVVNKGTSLKRDVLLGEREVLLRELLANL; translated from the exons ATGTGGTTGCTGGAGAAGCTCCGCAGCTCTGTGAAGAGCAGTGGGATACATTCCCAGCCCCCGCAGACAACAGAGGCCATTCCTGTTGCTGTTTATGCCAATGTGCTCACTCCCGAAAGGATCCCAGATTTTTTCATCCCACCCAAACTCATCTGCTGTCCCCCTGAGGAGTCCACCAGCCCGGAGCCCAAGCCCCGTGCCAATCTGAGACCCTCCTCCTCTGACCACGCCATCTGCAGCCAGAGCCCCCGAGCTCAAAGCAGCAAGAACATCTGCAGCCCTCGCCTTTTCTCCCGCAACCTGCAAAAGTCTGCCAACCGTCACATCATCCAGATAGAGAGTGCAGACGAGCTGGGCACCGGGGCCAACGACAGGCTTGGCGTGGATGTCAACACCAATGCTGACCCCCAGTCACAGACTGCAATGTCCCTGCCATACGTCCCCAAGGCTCAGACCTCCTACGGATTCTCAACAATAGTTGAGTCTCCGCACACCAGGCGCAAGGAGAGCCTGTTCCACAGTGATCCCAACAGCCCCCTCAACTCCCCAAATTCCCAGAGGCGTTCCCAAGGGGGGACTCTGTTGGCCCCGGCTGACCCTAATCCCTACCGCTACTTCAGTGGAGGAGAGAGTGACACCTGCTCTTCTGCTGAGTCGTCCCCATTTAACTCCCCCCTTCTCTCCAGGTCTGCTTCCCTACTTCGATCTATTACCCAAGAAACCCAGGCCAAG GTATCTCGAGCAAGACGCTCCCTGGCACGCCACAGTTCTCTCTCCACTGATGAATGCAGCTCAGCAGACAACAGCCCCAAGATGCAGCGGCGACGCACTCGCTGCCCCCCCTCTCCCGCCTTCCGCGGAGCAAAAGCCAGCAGCTCTAGGTGTGCAACCTCAGATCTCTTGCAGCGCGAGCACACCATCAACCTCCACAAGGGGGGAACCCTGAGGCTGAGCACCCACTATGACCTTGAGGCCGCCCGGTTGAGGGTGCGCATACTCACCGCCGAGGCCCTCTACAACAGGCAGACAGACCTGAAAAGCATTAACTGCTGCGTGTCGCTCTACCTGAACCCCGGCAAGCAGCAGAAACAAAGGAGCACCATCATCAAGAACAGCAGGAACCCCGTGTTCAATGAGGACTTTTTTTTCGATTCCCTGCCCCAGGCGCAAGTGAAGAATCTGGCCATGAAGATAAAGGTTGTGAACAAAGGAACCAGTCTGAAGAGAGACGTGCTTTTAGGAGAAAGGGAGGTGCTGCTCAGAGAGCTGCTCGCAAACCTCTAG
- the fem1a gene encoding protein fem-1 homolog A has translation MDITVAVFNAARDGKLKLIQKLLSNKTPEELEALAEEKIQGSTALLIASRYGHLEVVDYLLEHCKANVELGGSVNFDGETIEGAPPLWAASAAGHLPVVKTLLKHGASVNNATLTNSTPLRAACFDGHLEIVRYLVEHRADMEVANRHGHTCLMISCYKGHKEIAKFLLDRGADVNRKSVKGNTALHDCAESGSLDIMKMLLKCNAGMERDGYGMTPLLAASVTGHTNIVEYLAHQAHTSREERVDALDLLGATFVDKKRDLLGAMRYWRRAMELRQAGDKDGSLSKPPPGPPIPAYGCAQEVTTAEELEALITDPDEMRMQALLVRERILGPSHPDTSYYIRYRGAVYADSGNFERCISLWKYALDMQQSNLDPLSPMTASSFLSFAELFSFVLQDRAKGTLSTRITFQDLMTVLGKSVREVERAVAQKDNPPEAPQFNKALSIILHLIFLLEKLECSPEQEHQKKHTVYRLLKLNPRGRNGFTPLHMAVDKETTSVGRYPVGRFPSQAVAALLLECGADVDSRDCENNTPLHITANNGYPEIMALLVKAGAHFDATNAQRKTAYELLDEHSSGHPALYPLNYITLQCLAARAIEKHRLPYRGLISEEMEAFIELH, from the coding sequence ATGGATATAACCGTGGCGGTTTTTAACGCGGCCAGAGATGGTAAGCTGAAACTTATCCAGAAGTTGCTGAGCAACAAAActcctgaggagctggaggctTTAGCGGAGGAGAAAATCCAGGGCAGTACCGCGCTGCTCATAGCCTCTCGGTACGGACATTTAGAGGTGGTAGACTACCTGCTTGAACATTGTAAAGCTAATGTTGAACTCGGGGGCTCGGTCAACTTTGACGGCGAGACTATCGAGGGGGCTCCGCCGCTGTGGGCGGCTTCGGCAGCGGGTCACCTCCCCGTGGTGAAGACGCTCCTGAAACACGGCGCCTCGGTGAACAACGCCACGCTAACCAACTCCACCCCGCTCCGAGCCGCTTGCTTCGACGGCCACCTGGAGATCGTCCGATACCTGGTGGAGCACAGAGCGGACATGGAGGTCGCCAACCGCCACGGCCACACCTGCCTCATGATCTCCTGCTACAAGGGCCACAAAGAGATAGCCAAGTTCCTCCTGGACCGTGGGGCTGACGTGAACCGTAAGAGTGTGAAGGGAAACACGGCCCTCCATGACTGTGCTGAGTCTGGGAGTCTGGACATCatgaagatgctgctgaagTGCAACGCCGGCATGGAGAGGGATGGATATGGGATGACCCCCCTACTGGCTGCCAGTGTAACGGGTCACACTAACATTGTGGAGTATCTGGCCCACCAGGCTCACACTTCTAGAGAGGAGCGGGTCGATGCTCTGGACCTACTGGGGGCTACGTTTGTGGACAAAAAGCGAGATCTGTTGGGAGCAATGAGGTACTGGAGAAGAGCCATGGAGCTGAGGCAGGCGGGTGACAAAGATGGATCACTGTCCAAGCCTCCACCTGGTCCCCCCATCCCTGCCTACGGCTGTGCCCAGGAGGTGACCACCGCAGAGGAGCTGGAAGCTTTGATCACAGATCCTGATGAAATGAGGATGCAGGCCTTGCTGGTTCGTGAGCGCATCCTTGGGCCATCTCACCCGGACACATCTTATTACATTCGGTACAGGGGAGCTGTGTATGCTGACTCAGGCAACTTTGAACGCTGTATCAGTCTGTGGAAATATGCTTTAGACATGCAGCAGAGCAACTTGGACCCCCTCAGTCCCATGACAGCCTCAAGTTTCTTATCCTTTGCAGaactcttttcttttgttcttcagGACAGGGCCAAAGGCACCCTGTCAACTCGCATCACCTTTCAGGATCTAATGACTGTGCTGGGGAAAAGTGTGAGGGAAGTTGAAAGAGCTGTGGCACAGAAAGATAACCCCCCAGAAGCCCCTCAGTTCAACAAGGCACTCTCCATCATCCTCCACCTCATCTTTTTACTAGAAAAGCTCGAGTGCAGCCCTGAGCAAGAACACCAAAAGAAGCACACTGTCTACCGGCTGCTCAAGCTCAACCCTCGAGGTCGGAATGGATTCACTCCGCTTCACATGGCCGTGGACAAAGAAACCACATCCGTGGGGCGCTATCCAGTTGGCCGCTTTCCCTCCCAGGCGGTGGCAGCGCTGCTCCTAGAGTGCGGCGCAGATGTAGATTCACGGGACTGCGAGAACAACACCCCGCTGCACATTACTGCCAACAATGGTTACCCAGAGATCATGGCGCTGCTCGTGAAGGCGGGGGCCCACTTCGACGCGACGAACGCTCAGAGGAAAACGGCCTACGAGCTGTTGGATGAGCACAGCAGTGGCCACCCGGCGCTCTATCCGCTGAACTACATCACCCTTCAGTGCCTGGCAGCTCGTGCAATTGAAAAGCACAGGCTGCCATACAGAGGACTGATCTCTGAGGAGATGGAGGCTTTCATTGAGCTCCACTGA